The following proteins are encoded in a genomic region of Ailuropoda melanoleuca isolate Jingjing chromosome 10, ASM200744v2, whole genome shotgun sequence:
- the LOC117804190 gene encoding uncharacterized protein LOC117804190: protein MGEESPPPIPPRLFRKNLARCLFGSCAWLVAVRRALSSAAPAVQSPGALSWHHLSWAPGATYSVARGSALASPRPRPWIRRGQTLRWLRLPLPGRCLPALGTWAFLFLCIHRLVWASLHHKLSVDSGVSLVCADPPHLAQSWRVSRRTEWLSSRLARPAALGGVQRAQPSELHRVDSTRRPHRRWPRNPTDPTGPGNPTPGRSLETPSPVRGPVTPTFRAEAPPAHPGLDSFRRVPLPRRTCSPWLWPWRSWPCLSRGSGGGALRATGLYGYGGGDPLERALPG, encoded by the exons ATGGGGGAAGAAAGCCCGCCACCAATACCACCTAGGCTCTTCCGGAAGAATCTTGCCAG GTGTCTTTTTGGGTCGTGCGCTTGGCTGGTTGCAGTCCGGAGGGCGCTTTCTTCAGCGGCACCTGCGGTTCAGAGCCCGGGGGCACTCTCGTGGCACCACCTGTCCTGGGCACCCGGGGCCACCTACTCGGTGGCCAGAGGCTCGGCGTTGGCCAGCCCTCGGCCTCGGCCGTGGATCCGTCGGGGCCAGACCCTGCGCTGGCTCCGGCTCCCTCTGCCGGGGCGTTGTCTCCCTGCACTTGGGACCTGGGCTTTCTTGTTCCTTTGCATTCATCGTCTAGTGTGGGCCTCCCTGCACCACAAGCTCTCTGTGGACAGCGGTGTTTCCCTTGTCTGCGCCGATCCTCCACACCTAGCCCAGAGCTGGCGTGTGTCAAGACGGACGGAATGGCTTAGCAGCAGGCTCGCGAGGCCCGCCGCCCTCGGGGGTGTGCAGCGCGCCCAGCCCTCGGAGCTCCACCGCGTGGACTCTACTCGCCGCCCTCACCGGCGGTGGCCGCGAAACCCCACCGACCCGACCGGGCCTGGTAACCCGACCCCGGGGCGGAGCCTGGAAACCCCCTCTCCTGTGCGGGGCCCGGTAACCCCCACCTTTCGGGCGGAGGCGCCTCCCGCACACCCAGGTCTGGACTCCTTCCGGCGGGTCCCGCTCCCGAGACGGACCTGCTCCCCGTGGCTGTGGCCTTGGAGGTCGTGGCCATGTCTGAGCCGTGGCAGTGGGGGCGGCGCACTGCGGGCAACGGGCCTGTACGGATACGGTGGAGGGGACCCGCTGGAACGTGCGCTCCCCGGGTAA
- the ZSCAN10 gene encoding zinc finger and SCAN domain-containing protein 10 isoform X2 yields MLPVSGGHGAKGVPEPAPGALQPLAAAGSAHQEADPGAAGARAVPERVAPSPPGSAAGPAAQGRRGGGAAAGGGPEGVQHCGAAVPQGPVLWLEENSRDQELAAVLESLTFEDIPAKKAWPAHPLGFENRTPDEEFKEEPKVVAWPATVSTESGAGGPGAAEEPHVQLLGPGPEVSCTGEEGSPPPRSDILEVRVTGDSPRSEPEMEFICTDCGVSFRELARLEAHQLRSHPGARSFRCQCCGKTFGRSSILKLHMRTHTDERPHACHLCGHRFRQSSHLNKHLQTHSSEPAFLCAECGQGFQRRANLMQHLLAHAQDQKSPCVPETKTEARELTVVLCSHCGQTFQRRSSLKRHLRIHAKDKGHQCSECSGSVRPGPERRPYVCSDCGKAFRRSEHLGAHRRVHTGERPFSCQVCGRSFSQSSQLVCHQRVHTGEKPYSCPHCGKRFVRRAGLARHLLTHGGPRPHHCTQCGKTFSQTQDLARHRRSHTGEKPCRCSECGEGFSQSAHLARHQRIHTGEKPHACDTCGYRFRNSSNLARHRRSHTGERPYGCPTCGRSFRRNAHLQRHLATHAGAGTEAASRQAEPPQECRECGKSFSRSCNLLRHMLVHTGARPYSCAQCGRSFSRNSHLLRHLRTHARETLY; encoded by the exons ATGCTTCCAGTATCAGGAGGACATGGGGCCAAGGGCGTCCCTGAGCCGGCTCCGGGAGCTCTGCAGCCACTGGCTGCGGCCGGCTCTGCACACCAAGAAGCAGAtcctggagctgctggtgctCGAGCAGTTCCTGAGCGTGTTGCCCCCTCACCTCCTGGCTCGGCTGCAGGGCCAGCAGCTCAGGGACGGCGAGGAGGTGGTGCTGCTGCTGGAGGGGGTCCAGAGGGAGTCCAGCACTGTGGGGCCGCTG TCCCCCAGGGCCCTGTCCTGTGGCTGGAGGAAAACTCCCGAGATCAGGAGCTGGCAGCTGTGCTG GAGTCCCTGACCTTTGAAGACATCCCAGCAAAGAAGGCTTGGCCCGCACACCCTCTGG GATTTGAAAACAGAACCCCCGATGAGGAGTTTAAAGAGGAGCCCAAAGTGGTGGCCTGGCCTGCTACCGTCTCAACAGAGTCTGGGGCAGGTGGTCCTGGGGCGGCAGAAGAGCCCCATGTTCAGTTGCTGGGGCCGGGACCTGAAGTGAGTTGCACCGGTGAAGAAgggtcccctccccccaggagcgACATTCTGGAAGTCAGAGTGACTGGGGACTCCCCCAGGTCAGAGCCAGAGATGGAATTCATCTGCACAGACTGCGGAGTGAGCTTCCGAGAGCTGGCCCGCCTGGAGGCGCACCAGCTGCGGTCTCACCCTGGCGCTCGATCCTTTCGGTGCCAGTGCTGCGGGAAGACCTTCGGCCGGAGTTCCATCCTCAAGCTGCACATGCGCACGCACACGGACGAGCGGCCGCACGCCTGCCACCTCTGCGGCCACCGTTTCCGCCAGAGCTCACATCTGAACAAACACCTTCAGACTCACTCCTCTGAGCCCGCCTTTCTGTGTGCCGAGTGCGGTCAGGGCTTCCAGCGCCGGGCCAACCTCATGCAGCACCTGCTGGCACACGCCCAGGACCAGAAGTCCCCATGCGTCCCCGAGACCAAGACCGAAGCGCGTGAGCTGACCGTCGTCCTGTGCTCTCACTGTGGCCAAACCTTCCAGCGCCGCTCCAGCCTCAAGCGCCACCTGCGGATCCACGCCAAGGACAAGGGCCACCAGTGCTCCGAGTGCTCGGGCAGCGTGCGCCCGGGCCCCGAGCGCAGGCCTTACGTGTGCAGCGACTGTGGCAAGGCATTCCGGCGCAGCGAGCACCTGGGGGCCCACCGGCGCGTGCACACGGGCGAGCGGCCCTTCTCCTGCCAGGTCTGCGGCCGCAGCTTCAGCCAGAGCTCGCAGCTGGTCTGCCACCAGCGGGTgcacacgggcgagaagccctACAGCTGTCCGCACTGCGGGAAGCGCTTCGTGCGGCGGGCGGGTCTCGCCCGCCACCTCCTGACGCACGGCGGCCCGAGGCCCCACCATTGCACCCAGTGCGGCAAGACCTTCAGCCAGACACAGGACCTCGCCCGCCACCGGCGCAGccacacgggcgagaagccctGCCGCTGCAGCGAGTGCGGCGAGGGCTTCAGCCAGAGCGCCCACCTGGCGCGCCACCAGCGCATCCACACCGGGGAGAAGCCCCACGCCTGCGACACCTGCGGCTACCGCTTCCGCAACAGCTCCAACCTGGCCCGCCACCGCCGCAGCCACACTGGCGAGCGGCCCTACGGCTGCCCAACTTGCGGCCGCAGCTTCCGGCGCAACGCGCACCTGCAACGGCACCTGGCCACCCACGCGGGGGCGGGGACCGAGGCGGCGTCCAGGCAGGCTGAGCCCCCCCAGGAGTGCCGGGAGTGCGGCAAGAGCTTCAGCCGCAGCTGTAATCTGCTGCGCCACATGCTGGTGCACACCGGGGCCAGGCCCTACTCGTGCGCACAGTGTGGCCGCAGCTTCAGCCGCAACTCCCACCTGCTGCGCCACCTGCGAACCCACGCCCGCGAGACCCTGTACTAG
- the ZSCAN10 gene encoding zinc finger and SCAN domain-containing protein 10 isoform X1: MGPRASLSRLRELCSHWLRPALHTKKQILELLVLEQFLSVLPPHLLARLQGQQLRDGEEVVLLLEGVQRESSTVGPLDFSFNTGKNCPRADITLEEQGGSSQVSSHSPKKEVPSEGPPSLEPPKEPLPSQPGPSKPAELETWRHPPSSKQPLSPGPKRTFQAMQDTVPQGPVLWLEENSRDQELAAVLESLTFEDIPAKKAWPAHPLGFENRTPDEEFKEEPKVVAWPATVSTESGAGGPGAAEEPHVQLLGPGPEVSCTGEEGSPPPRSDILEVRVTGDSPRSEPEMEFICTDCGVSFRELARLEAHQLRSHPGARSFRCQCCGKTFGRSSILKLHMRTHTDERPHACHLCGHRFRQSSHLNKHLQTHSSEPAFLCAECGQGFQRRANLMQHLLAHAQDQKSPCVPETKTEARELTVVLCSHCGQTFQRRSSLKRHLRIHAKDKGHQCSECSGSVRPGPERRPYVCSDCGKAFRRSEHLGAHRRVHTGERPFSCQVCGRSFSQSSQLVCHQRVHTGEKPYSCPHCGKRFVRRAGLARHLLTHGGPRPHHCTQCGKTFSQTQDLARHRRSHTGEKPCRCSECGEGFSQSAHLARHQRIHTGEKPHACDTCGYRFRNSSNLARHRRSHTGERPYGCPTCGRSFRRNAHLQRHLATHAGAGTEAASRQAEPPQECRECGKSFSRSCNLLRHMLVHTGARPYSCAQCGRSFSRNSHLLRHLRTHARETLY, encoded by the exons ATGGGGCCAAGGGCGTCCCTGAGCCGGCTCCGGGAGCTCTGCAGCCACTGGCTGCGGCCGGCTCTGCACACCAAGAAGCAGAtcctggagctgctggtgctCGAGCAGTTCCTGAGCGTGTTGCCCCCTCACCTCCTGGCTCGGCTGCAGGGCCAGCAGCTCAGGGACGGCGAGGAGGTGGTGCTGCTGCTGGAGGGGGTCCAGAGGGAGTCCAGCACTGTGGGGCCGCTG GATTTTAGTTTTAATACTGGCAAGAACTGTCCCCGTGCAGACATCACTTTGGAGGAACAGGGGGGCTCTTCCCAGGTCTCCAGTCACAGCCCCAAAAAGGAAGTGCCTTCAGAAGGACCTCCATCCCTGGAACCACCAAAGGAACCCCTACCATCCCAGCCAGGGCCTTCCAAGCCCGCTGAGCTGGAGACCTGGAGACATCCCCCAAGTTCAAAGCAGCCACTGAGCCCAGGTCCCAAGAGGACATTCCAGGCCATGCAAGACACTG TCCCCCAGGGCCCTGTCCTGTGGCTGGAGGAAAACTCCCGAGATCAGGAGCTGGCAGCTGTGCTG GAGTCCCTGACCTTTGAAGACATCCCAGCAAAGAAGGCTTGGCCCGCACACCCTCTGG GATTTGAAAACAGAACCCCCGATGAGGAGTTTAAAGAGGAGCCCAAAGTGGTGGCCTGGCCTGCTACCGTCTCAACAGAGTCTGGGGCAGGTGGTCCTGGGGCGGCAGAAGAGCCCCATGTTCAGTTGCTGGGGCCGGGACCTGAAGTGAGTTGCACCGGTGAAGAAgggtcccctccccccaggagcgACATTCTGGAAGTCAGAGTGACTGGGGACTCCCCCAGGTCAGAGCCAGAGATGGAATTCATCTGCACAGACTGCGGAGTGAGCTTCCGAGAGCTGGCCCGCCTGGAGGCGCACCAGCTGCGGTCTCACCCTGGCGCTCGATCCTTTCGGTGCCAGTGCTGCGGGAAGACCTTCGGCCGGAGTTCCATCCTCAAGCTGCACATGCGCACGCACACGGACGAGCGGCCGCACGCCTGCCACCTCTGCGGCCACCGTTTCCGCCAGAGCTCACATCTGAACAAACACCTTCAGACTCACTCCTCTGAGCCCGCCTTTCTGTGTGCCGAGTGCGGTCAGGGCTTCCAGCGCCGGGCCAACCTCATGCAGCACCTGCTGGCACACGCCCAGGACCAGAAGTCCCCATGCGTCCCCGAGACCAAGACCGAAGCGCGTGAGCTGACCGTCGTCCTGTGCTCTCACTGTGGCCAAACCTTCCAGCGCCGCTCCAGCCTCAAGCGCCACCTGCGGATCCACGCCAAGGACAAGGGCCACCAGTGCTCCGAGTGCTCGGGCAGCGTGCGCCCGGGCCCCGAGCGCAGGCCTTACGTGTGCAGCGACTGTGGCAAGGCATTCCGGCGCAGCGAGCACCTGGGGGCCCACCGGCGCGTGCACACGGGCGAGCGGCCCTTCTCCTGCCAGGTCTGCGGCCGCAGCTTCAGCCAGAGCTCGCAGCTGGTCTGCCACCAGCGGGTgcacacgggcgagaagccctACAGCTGTCCGCACTGCGGGAAGCGCTTCGTGCGGCGGGCGGGTCTCGCCCGCCACCTCCTGACGCACGGCGGCCCGAGGCCCCACCATTGCACCCAGTGCGGCAAGACCTTCAGCCAGACACAGGACCTCGCCCGCCACCGGCGCAGccacacgggcgagaagccctGCCGCTGCAGCGAGTGCGGCGAGGGCTTCAGCCAGAGCGCCCACCTGGCGCGCCACCAGCGCATCCACACCGGGGAGAAGCCCCACGCCTGCGACACCTGCGGCTACCGCTTCCGCAACAGCTCCAACCTGGCCCGCCACCGCCGCAGCCACACTGGCGAGCGGCCCTACGGCTGCCCAACTTGCGGCCGCAGCTTCCGGCGCAACGCGCACCTGCAACGGCACCTGGCCACCCACGCGGGGGCGGGGACCGAGGCGGCGTCCAGGCAGGCTGAGCCCCCCCAGGAGTGCCGGGAGTGCGGCAAGAGCTTCAGCCGCAGCTGTAATCTGCTGCGCCACATGCTGGTGCACACCGGGGCCAGGCCCTACTCGTGCGCACAGTGTGGCCGCAGCTTCAGCCGCAACTCCCACCTGCTGCGCCACCTGCGAACCCACGCCCGCGAGACCCTGTACTAG
- the IL32 gene encoding LOW QUALITY PROTEIN: interleukin-32 (The sequence of the model RefSeq protein was modified relative to this genomic sequence to represent the inferred CDS: substituted 1 base at 1 genomic stop codon), with product MEKCHVKLMNFIFKMVWSPNQNVKHLCFKGHPKMKRPPTKWENTFAKDVSDKRLVSRIYKILLXFHNKKASRWWHFVVPAPGHQNRGQTEAVLNWKIGVRGELGVRLCERNRVRNHWPGPGNTPTPTTHRCLRVAGRWNPSAPGGLRIACPLAGRHRLQPPCRGSWGSLLRCPTWWAHPTGLAGHATPWDRRFLEPSLDFGAEIHSVPSDLASIPQDLDPCPPLSWMTTFSKAQRASRSAFPSLDFPAAPPPSQADEGGEEPVSRLQHFCPSSESGAATARAMPTPSQALQSPCLSFASVSVSHTHTHTHTHTHPPHTSCLWGRLHPPPTRPFSLLPPPSLFPLKRATLSLQQKPQLGASVRRSQALEPRTTMCFAKTGRSPTEDLRLKMHQMVDSFCNSHQNQPEGQEEEEVALLQLEDDFNEVLLDTVDLHYQNSNQESTPLLPEVRQELRSRVRRSSVPSLEDESLEVWDPRESFYDRALRLFQRLLCCLQQKWQAVLAWVRKMVAAGMQALCSAVEAVWSVFQDFCSFVAQVLRSAIQA from the exons ATGGAAAAATGCCATGTCAaattgatgaattttatttttaaaatggtatggTCCCCAAATCAAAATGTGAAacatttgtgcttcaaaggacaccctAAAATGAAAAGACcgcccacaaaatgggagaatacatttgcaaaggacgtatctgataagagacttgtatccagaatatataaaatactctTATAATTTCATAACAAGAAG GCATCCAGGTGGTGGCACTTTGTTGTGCCAGCCCCGGGACACCAAAACAGAGGGCAGACAGAGGCTGTGCTCAACTGGAAGATAGGGGTAAGGGGGGAGCTGGGGGTGAGGCTGTGTGAGCGGAACCGTGTGAGGAACCACTGGCCTGGACCTGGGaacacccctacccccaccacacacaggTGCCTGAGGGTTGCAGGACGGTGGAATCCCTCAGCCCCAGGAGGGCTCAGGATAGCCTGTCCCCTGGCAGGTAGGCATCGCCTCCAGCCACCCTGCAGGGGCTCATGGGGCAGTCTGCTCAGGTGCCCCACCTGGTGGGCCCACCCTACGGGTCTTGCGGGTCATGCTACACCCTGGGACAGGAGGTTCTTGGAACCTTCTCTGGACTTTGGAGCTGAGATACACTCCGTTCCAAGTGACCTGGCCAGCATTCCTCAGGACCTTGATCCCTGCCCCCCCCTCAGCTGGATGACTACATTTTCCAAAGCTCAGCGAGCCTCTCGATCTGCTTTCCCAAGTCTGGActttcctgctgcccctcccccgtctCAGGCTGATGAGGGTGGGGAAGAGCCTGTTTCCAGGCTCCAACATTTCTGCCCTAGCTCAGAGAGTGGAGCTGCCACAGCCAGAGCcatgcccaccccctcccaggccctTCAGTCTCCCTGTCTGTCCTttgcttctgtctctgtctcacacacacacacacacacacacacacacacgcaccccccCCACACATCCTGCCTTTGGGGCAGGctccaccctcccccaacccgtcccttctccctccttcctcccccctccctcttccctcttaaaAGAGCGACTCTCTCTCTGCAGCAGAAACCTCAGCTGGGAGCATCTGTGAGAAG GTCACAGGCCCTGGAGCCCCGAACAACCATGTGCTTCGCCAAG ACAGGCAGAAGTCCTACTGAGGACTTACGACTCAAAATG CACCAGATGGTGGACAGTTTCTGTAATAGCCATCAGAATCAACCAGAAGGACAAGAAGAG GAGGAGGTGGCGCTGCTGCAGCTGGAG gacGACTTCAATGAGGTCTTGCTCGACACTGTGGATCTGCACTATCAGAACAGCAATCAG GAATCCACTCCGTTACTTCCTGAAGTGCGGCAGGAATTGCGCTCCAGGGTCCGGAggtcctctgtcccttccctggaAGATGAAAGCTTGGAGGTCTGGGATCCCAGGGAGTCCTTTTATGACAGAGCCCTGAGGTTGTTCCAGAGGCTGCTGTGCTGCCTGCAGCAGAAGTGGCAGGCCGTGCTGGCTTGGGTGCGGAAGATGGTGGCTGCTGGCATGCAGGCCCTTTGCAGCGCCGTGGAGGCCGTCTGGAGTGTGTTTCAGGATTTCTGCTCCTTCGTGGCACAGGTCCTCAGGAGTGCCATCCAGGCCTAG